Proteins from one Oncorhynchus gorbuscha isolate QuinsamMale2020 ecotype Even-year linkage group LG18, OgorEven_v1.0, whole genome shotgun sequence genomic window:
- the LOC124002464 gene encoding mediator of RNA polymerase II transcription subunit 15-like isoform X2 has translation MPQQPQQVWHPVHSPQQQQELATIPQQVRYPAQMPQKYLASMPLPPKQPTAITQQVWHPTQMPQQQKQLASTPLPQKQLTDVPQQVWYPAQIQQKQPAAEPQQNEPATIPQQVRYPAEFAQQQKQPASTPLPQKQLTDFPQQVWYPAQIQQKQQAAEPQQNEPATIPQQVRYPAQMPQQRKQHTAMPQHQLTTMSQQLWHVAQMPQKQPTAEPQWHPAKFPQEQPVPMRQLQKELTAIPPQLWQSAQIPRQHKQPAAKLQQVWQLAPIPQQPHDVWYPAKMVQKQQAASTRRQKELTTMPQEWHPAEFPHQQKQPTAMPQLPQQVWHPVHSPQQQQELATIPQQVRYPAQMPQKYLPSMPLPPKQPTAITQQEWHPTQMPQQQKQPASTPLPQKQLTDVPQQVWYPAQIQQKQPAAEPQQNEPATIPQQVRYPAEFAQQQKQPASTPLPQKQLTDVPQQVWYPAQIQQKQPAAEPQQNEPATILQQVRYPAQIPQQRKQHTAMPQHQLATMLQKQPAPMPQPQKQQATMPPQVWHPAQMPQQQKQPASTPLPQKQLTDVPQQVWYPAQIQQKQPAAEPQQNEPATIPQQVRYPAEFAQQQKQPASTPLPQKQLTDVPQQVWYPAQIQQKQPAAEPQQNEPATIPQQVRYPAQMPQQRKQHTAMPQHQLTTMSQQLWHVAQMPQKQPTAEPQWHPAKFPQEQPVPMRQLQKELTAIPPQLWQSAQIPRQHKQPAAKLQQVWQLAPIPQQPHDVWYPAKMVQKQQAASTRRQKELTTMPQEWHPAEFPHQQKQPTAMPQLPQQVWHPVHSPQQQQELATIPQQVRYPAQMPQKYLPSMPLPPKQPTAITQQEWHPTQMPQQQKQPASTPLPQKQLTDVPQQVWYPAQIQQKQPAAEPQQNEPATIPQQVRYPAEFAQQQKQPASTPLPQKQLTDVPQQVWYPAQIQQKQPAAEPQQNEPATILQQVRYPAQIPQQRKQHTAMPQHQLTTMPQQLWHVAQMPQKQPTAELQWHPAKFPQEQTVPMRQLQKELTAIPPQLWQSAKIPRQHKQPAAKLQQVWQLAPIPQQPHDVWYPAKMVQNQQAAGTRRLNGLNTMPQELHPAQFPQQQRQPALMLLPQKELNAIHQKPPQVWYPAQMPQNQQTIEPQQQKQPTTLAQQVWSPTQIPQLQKQLATEPQQQIEPTTMPQLPEQVWHPMHNPQQQQELATITQQLRYPVQMPQKQLTTMPQQEWHPAQMPEQQKQLATMLQKQPAPMPQPQKQQATMPPQVWHPAQMPQQQKQPTTEPQQQIEPTAMPQPPQQLWHPDQFLQEQKQPITMHLPQKELTANPPQLWQSAQMPQQHKQPAAMLQQVWHRAQKQPAPMPQQPHDVWYPAKMVQKQQVAALTAMPQTHQKVWHPDQFLQEQKQPITMHLPQKELTANPPQLWQSAQMPQQQKQPASTPLPQAQPAAIPQQVCYPAQIPQKQTAAEPQQNEPATKPQQVWHPAQMPQKQVTALPRHQKQPVACHRSLSKCGIQLRRRSSWTLILSSLR, from the exons CTCAAATACAGCAGAAGCAACAGGCTGCTGAACCGCAGCAGAACGAACCGGCCACCATACCCCAGCAAGTGAGGTATCCAGCTCAAATGCCCCAGCAGCGGAAGCAACACACTGCCATGCCACAGCACCAACTGACCACCATGTCTCAGCAATTATGGCATGTAGCTCAAATGCCCCAGAAGCAACCAACCGCTGAACCTCAGTGGCATCCAGCCAAATTTCCCCAGGAGCAACCAGTCCCTATGCGTCAACTGCAGAAGGAACTGACCGCCATTCCACCACAACTGTGGCAATCCGCTCAAATTCCCCGGCAGCATAAGCAACCGGCTGCCAAGCTTCAGCAAGTGTGGCAACTGGCCCCCATTCCCCAGCAGCCTCATGATGTGTGGTATCCAGCTAAAATGGTCCAGAAGCAACAAGCAGCTTCAACTCGGAGGCAGAAGGAACTAACCACCATGCCTCAAGAGTGGCATCCAGCTGAGTTTCCCCAtcagcagaagcaaccgaccgccaTGCCCCAGCTAcctcagcaagtgtggcatccagtgCACAGTCCCCAGCAGCAACAGGAACTGGCCACCATACCCCAGCAAGTGAGGTATCCAGCTCAAATGCCCCAGAAGTATCTGCCCTCCATGCCTCTACCACCGAAGCAACCGACCGCCATAACCCAGCAAGAGTGGCATCCAACTCAAATGCCCCAGCAGCAGAAGCAACCGGCCTCCACACCTCTACCGCAGAAGCAACTGACCGATGTGCCTCAGCAAGTGTGGTATCCAGCTCAAATACAGCAGAAGCAACCGGCTGCTGAACCGCAGCAGAACGAACCGGCCACCATACCCCAGCAAGTGAGGTATCCAGCTGAATTTGCCCAGCAGCAGAAGCAACCGGCCTCAACACCTCTACCGCAGAAGCAACTGACCGACGTTCCTCAGCAAGTGTGGTATCCAGCTCAAATACAGCAGAAGCAACCGGCTGCTGAACCGCAGCAGAACGAACCGGCCACCATACTCCAGCAAGTGAGGTATCCAGCTCAAATTCCCCAGCAGCGGAAGCAACACACTGCCATGCCACAGCAC CAACTGGCCACCATGCTGCAGAAGCAACCAGCCCCAATGCCTCAACCGCAGAAGCAACAGGCCACCATGCCCCCGCAAGTatggcatccagctcaaatgccccAGCAGCAGAAGCAACCGGCCTCCACACCTCTACCGCAGAAGCAACTGACCGATGTGCCTCAGCAAGTGTGGTATCCAGCTCAAATACAGCAGAAGCAACCGGCTGCTGAACCGCAGCAGAACGAACCGGCCACCATACCCCAGCAAGTGAGGTATCCAGCTGAATTTGCCCAGCAGCAGAAGCAACCGGCCTCAACACCTCTACCGCAGAAGCAACTGACCGACGTTCCTCAGCAAGTGTGGTATCCAGCTCAAATACAGCAGAAGCAACCGGCTGCTGAACCGCAGCAGAACGAACCGGCCACCATACCCCAGCAAGTGAGGTATCCAGCTCAAATGCCCCAGCAGCGGAAGCAACACACTGCCATGCCACAGCACCAACTGACCACCATGTCTCAGCAATTATGGCATGTAGCTCAAATGCCCCAGAAGCAACCAACCGCTGAACCTCAGTGGCATCCAGCCAAATTTCCCCAGGAGCAACCAGTCCCTATGCGTCAACTGCAGAAGGAACTGACCGCCATTCCACCACAACTGTGGCAATCCGCTCAAATTCCCCGGCAGCATAAGCAACCGGCTGCCAAGCTTCAGCAAGTGTGGCAACTGGCCCCCATTCCCCAGCAGCCTCATGATGTGTGGTATCCAGCTAAAATGGTCCAGAAGCAACAAGCAGCTTCAACTCGGAGGCAGAAGGAACTAACCACCATGCCTCAAGAGTGGCATCCAGCTGAGTTTCCCCAtcagcagaagcaaccgaccgccaTGCCCCAGCTAcctcagcaagtgtggcatccagtgCACAGTCCCCAGCAGCAACAGGAACTGGCCACCATACCCCAGCAAGTGAGGTATCCAGCTCAAATGCCCCAGAAGTATCTGCCCTCCATGCCTCTACCACCGAAGCAACCGACCGCCATAACCCAGCAAGAGTGGCATCCAACTCAAATGCCCCAGCAGCAGAAGCAACCGGCCTCCACACCTCTACCGCAGAAGCAACTGACCGATGTGCCTCAGCAAGTGTGGTATCCAGCTCAAATACAGCAGAAGCAACCGGCTGCTGAACCGCAGCAGAACGAACCGGCCACCATACCCCAGCAAGTGAGGTATCCAGCTGAATTTGCCCAGCAGCAGAAGCAACCGGCCTCAACACCTCTACCGCAGAAGCAACTGACCGACGTTCCTCAGCAAGTGTGGTATCCAGCTCAAATACAGCAGAAGCAACCGGCTGCTGAACCGCAGCAGAACGAACCGGCCACCATACTCCAGCAAGTGAGGTATCCAGCTCAAATTCCCCAGCAGCGGAAGCAACACACTGCCATGCCACAGCACCAACTGACCACCATGCCTCAGCAATTATGGCATGTAGCTCAAATGCCCCAGAAGCAACCAACCGCTGAACTTCAGTGGCATCCAGCCAAATTTCCCCAGGAGCAAACAGTCCCTATGCGTCAACTGCAGAAGGAACTGACCGCCATTCCACCACAACTGTGGCAATCCGCAAAAATTCCCCGGCAGCATAAGCAACCGGCTGCCAAGCTTCAGCAAGTGTGGCAACTGGCCCCCATTCCCCAGCAGCCTCATGACGTGTGGTATCCAGCTAAAATGGTCCAGAACCAACAAGCAGCTGGAACTCGGAGGCTGAATGGACTGAACACCATGCCTCAAGAGCTGCATCCAGCTCAATTTCCCCAGCAGCAGAGGCAACCAGCCCTAATGCTTTTACCGCAGAAGGAACTGAACGCCATACACCAGAAACCTCCGCAAGTGTGGTATCCAGCTCAAATGCCCCAGAACCAACAAACCATTGAACCCCagcagcagaagcaaccgaccaCCTTGGCTCAGCAAGTGTGGTCTCCAACTCAAATTCCCCAGCTGCAGAAGCAACTGGCCACTGAACCTCAGCAGCAAATTGAACCGACCACCATGCCGCAGTTACCtgagcaagtgtggcatccaatGCACAATCCCCAGCAGCAACAGGAACTGGCAACCATAACCCAGCAATTGAGGTATCCAGTTCAAATGCCCCAGAAGCAACTGACCACCATGCCCCAGCAAGagtggcatccagctcaaatgcccGAGCAGCAGAAACAACTGGCCACCATGCTGCAGAAGCAACCAGCCCCAATGCCTCAACCGCAGAAGCAACAGGCCACCATGCCCCCGCAAGTatggcatccagctcaaatgccTCAGCAGCAAAAGCAACCAACTACTGAACCTCAGCAGCAAATTGAACCAACCGCCATGCCCCAGCCACCTCAGCAATTGTGGCATCCAGATCAATTTCTCCAGGAGCAGAAGCAACCAATCACTATGCATCTACCGCAGAAGGAACTGACCGCCAATCCACCACAACTGTGGCAATCCGCTCAAATGCCCCAGCAACATAAGCAACCGGCTGCCATGCTTCAGCAAGTGTGGCATCGGGCACAGAAGCAACCGGCCCCTATGCCGCAGCAGCCTCACGACGTGTGGTATCCAGCTAAAATGGTACAGAAGCAACAAGTCGCTGCACTGACAGCCATGCCGCAGACACATCAGAAAGTGTGGCATCCAGATCAATTTCTCCAGGAGCAGAAGCAACCAATCACTATGCATCTACCGCAGAAGGAACTGACCGCCAATCCACCACAACTGTGGCAATCCGCTCAAATGCCCCAGCAGCAGAAGCAACCGGCTTCCACGCCTCTACCGCAGGCGCAACCAGCCGCCATACCCCAGCAAGTGTGCTATCCAGCTCAAATACCGCAGAAGCAAACTGCTGCTGAACCGCAGCAGAACGAACCGGCCACCAaaccccagcaagtgtggcatcctgcTCAAATGCCGCAGAAGCAAGTGACTGCCTTGCCTCGGCACCAGAAGCAACCAGTTGCATGCCACAGAAGcctcagcaagtgtggcatccagctccGACGCAGAAGCAGCTGGACGCTGATCCTAAGCAGCCTCCGCTAG
- the LOC124002464 gene encoding mediator of RNA polymerase II transcription subunit 15-like isoform X1 — protein sequence MPQQPQQVWHPVHSPQQQQELATIPQQVRYPAQMPQKYLASMPLPPKQPTAITQQVWHPTQMPQQQKQLASTPLPQKQLTDVPQQVWYPAQIQQKQPAAEPQQNEPATIPQQVRYPAEFAQQQKQPASTPLPQKQLTDFPQQVWYPAQIQQKQQAAEPQQNEPATIPQQVRYPAQMPQQRKQHTAMPQHQLTTMSQQLWHVAQMPQKQPTAEPQWHPAKFPQEQPVPMRQLQKELTAIPPQLWQSAQIPRQHKQPAAKLQQVWQLAPIPQQPHDVWYPAKMVQKQQAASTRRQKELTTMPQEWHPAEFPHQQKQPTAMPQLPQQVWHPVHSPQQQQELATIPQQVRYPAQMPQKYLPSMPLPPKQPTAITQQEWHPTQMPQQQKQPASTPLPQKQLTDVPQQVWYPAQIQQKQPAAEPQQNEPATIPQQVRYPAEFAQQQKQPASTPLPQKQLTDVPQQVWYPAQIQQKQPAAEPQQNEPATILQQVRYPAQIPQQRKQHTAMPQHQLTTMPQQLWHVAQMPQKQPTAELQWHPAKFPQEQPVPMRQLQKELTAIPPQLWQSAKIPRQHKQPAAKLQQVWQLAPIPQQPHDVWYPAKMVQNQQAAGTRRLNGLNTMPQELHPAQFPQQQRQPALMLLPQKELNAIHQKPPQVWYPAQMPQNQQTIEPQQQKQPTTLAQQVWSPTQIPQLQKQLATEPQQQIEPTTMPQLPEQVWHPMHNPQQQQELATITQQLRYPVQMPQKQLTTMPQQEWHPAQMPEQQKQLATMLQKQPAPMPQPQKQQATMPPQVWHPAQMPQQQKQPASTPLPQKQLTDVPQQVWYPAQIQQKQPAAEPQQNEPATIPQQVRYPAEFAQQQKQPASTPLPQKQLTDVPQQVWYPAQIQQKQPAAEPQQNEPATIPQQVRYPAQMPQQRKQHTAMPQHQLTTMSQQLWHVAQMPQKQPTAEPQWHPAKFPQEQPVPMRQLQKELTAIPPQLWQSAQIPRQHKQPAAKLQQVWQLAPIPQQPHDVWYPAKMVQKQQAASTRRQKELTTMPQEWHPAEFPHQQKQPTAMPQLPQQVWHPVHSPQQQQELATIPQQVRYPAQMPQKYLPSMPLPPKQPTAITQQEWHPTQMPQQQKQPASTPLPQKQLTDVPQQVWYPAQIQQKQPAAEPQQNEPATIPQQVRYPAEFAQQQKQPASTPLPQKQLTDVPQQVWYPAQIQQKQPAAEPQQNEPATILQQVRYPAQIPQQRKQHTAMPQHQLATMLQKQPAPMPQPQKQQATMPPQVWHPAQMPQQQKQPTTEPQQQIEPTAMPQPPQQLWHPDQFLQEQKQPITMHLPQKELTANPPQLWQSAQMPQQHKQPAAMLQQVWHRAQKQPAPMPQQPHDVWYPAKMVQKQQVAALTAMPQTHQKVWHPDQFLQEQKQPITMHLPQKELTANPPQLWQSAQMPQQQKQPASTPLPQAQPAAIPQQVCYPAQIPQKQTAAEPQQNEPATKPQQVWHPAQMPQKQVTALPRHQKQPVACHRSLSKCGIQLRRRSSWTLILSSLR from the exons CTCAAATACAGCAGAAGCAACAGGCTGCTGAACCGCAGCAGAACGAACCGGCCACCATACCCCAGCAAGTGAGGTATCCAGCTCAAATGCCCCAGCAGCGGAAGCAACACACTGCCATGCCACAGCACCAACTGACCACCATGTCTCAGCAATTATGGCATGTAGCTCAAATGCCCCAGAAGCAACCAACCGCTGAACCTCAGTGGCATCCAGCCAAATTTCCCCAGGAGCAACCAGTCCCTATGCGTCAACTGCAGAAGGAACTGACCGCCATTCCACCACAACTGTGGCAATCCGCTCAAATTCCCCGGCAGCATAAGCAACCGGCTGCCAAGCTTCAGCAAGTGTGGCAACTGGCCCCCATTCCCCAGCAGCCTCATGATGTGTGGTATCCAGCTAAAATGGTCCAGAAGCAACAAGCAGCTTCAACTCGGAGGCAGAAGGAACTAACCACCATGCCTCAAGAGTGGCATCCAGCTGAGTTTCCCCAtcagcagaagcaaccgaccgccaTGCCCCAGCTAcctcagcaagtgtggcatccagtgCACAGTCCCCAGCAGCAACAGGAACTGGCCACCATACCCCAGCAAGTGAGGTATCCAGCTCAAATGCCCCAGAAGTATCTGCCCTCCATGCCTCTACCACCGAAGCAACCGACCGCCATAACCCAGCAAGAGTGGCATCCAACTCAAATGCCCCAGCAGCAGAAGCAACCGGCCTCCACACCTCTACCGCAGAAGCAACTGACCGATGTGCCTCAGCAAGTGTGGTATCCAGCTCAAATACAGCAGAAGCAACCGGCTGCTGAACCGCAGCAGAACGAACCGGCCACCATACCCCAGCAAGTGAGGTATCCAGCTGAATTTGCCCAGCAGCAGAAGCAACCGGCCTCAACACCTCTACCGCAGAAGCAACTGACCGACGTTCCTCAGCAAGTGTGGTATCCAGCTCAAATACAGCAGAAGCAACCGGCTGCTGAACCGCAGCAGAACGAACCGGCCACCATACTCCAGCAAGTGAGGTATCCAGCTCAAATTCCCCAGCAGCGGAAGCAACACACTGCCATGCCACAGCACCAACTGACCACCATGCCTCAGCAATTATGGCATGTAGCTCAAATGCCCCAGAAGCAACCAACCGCTGAACTTCAGTGGCATCCAGCCAAATTTCCCCAGGAGCAACCAGTCCCTATGCGTCAACTGCAGAAGGAACTGACCGCCATTCCACCACAACTGTGGCAATCCGCAAAAATTCCCCGGCAGCATAAGCAACCGGCTGCCAAGCTTCAGCAAGTGTGGCAACTGGCCCCCATTCCCCAGCAGCCTCATGACGTGTGGTATCCAGCTAAAATGGTCCAGAACCAACAAGCAGCTGGAACTCGGAGGCTGAATGGACTGAACACCATGCCTCAAGAGCTGCATCCAGCTCAATTTCCCCAGCAGCAGAGGCAACCAGCCCTAATGCTTTTACCGCAGAAGGAACTGAACGCCATACACCAGAAACCTCCGCAAGTGTGGTATCCAGCTCAAATGCCCCAGAACCAACAAACCATTGAACCCCagcagcagaagcaaccgaccaCCTTGGCTCAGCAAGTGTGGTCTCCAACTCAAATTCCCCAGCTGCAGAAGCAACTGGCCACTGAACCTCAGCAGCAAATTGAACCGACCACCATGCCGCAGTTACCtgagcaagtgtggcatccaatGCACAATCCCCAGCAGCAACAGGAACTGGCAACCATAACCCAGCAATTGAGGTATCCAGTTCAAATGCCCCAGAAGCAACTGACCACCATGCCCCAGCAAGagtggcatccagctcaaatgcccGAGCAGCAGAAACAACTGGCCACCATGCTGCAGAAGCAACCAGCCCCAATGCCTCAACCGCAGAAGCAACAGGCCACCATGCCCCCGCAAGTatggcatccagctcaaatgccccAGCAGCAGAAGCAACCGGCCTCCACACCTCTACCGCAGAAGCAACTGACCGATGTGCCTCAGCAAGTGTGGTATCCAGCTCAAATACAGCAGAAGCAACCGGCTGCTGAACCGCAGCAGAACGAACCGGCCACCATACCCCAGCAAGTGAGGTATCCAGCTGAATTTGCCCAGCAGCAGAAGCAACCGGCCTCAACACCTCTACCGCAGAAGCAACTGACCGACGTTCCTCAGCAAGTGTGGTATCCAGCTCAAATACAGCAGAAGCAACCGGCTGCTGAACCGCAGCAGAACGAACCGGCCACCATACCCCAGCAAGTGAGGTATCCAGCTCAAATGCCCCAGCAGCGGAAGCAACACACTGCCATGCCACAGCACCAACTGACCACCATGTCTCAGCAATTATGGCATGTAGCTCAAATGCCCCAGAAGCAACCAACCGCTGAACCTCAGTGGCATCCAGCCAAATTTCCCCAGGAGCAACCAGTCCCTATGCGTCAACTGCAGAAGGAACTGACCGCCATTCCACCACAACTGTGGCAATCCGCTCAAATTCCCCGGCAGCATAAGCAACCGGCTGCCAAGCTTCAGCAAGTGTGGCAACTGGCCCCCATTCCCCAGCAGCCTCATGATGTGTGGTATCCAGCTAAAATGGTCCAGAAGCAACAAGCAGCTTCAACTCGGAGGCAGAAGGAACTAACCACCATGCCTCAAGAGTGGCATCCAGCTGAGTTTCCCCAtcagcagaagcaaccgaccgccaTGCCCCAGCTAcctcagcaagtgtggcatccagtgCACAGTCCCCAGCAGCAACAGGAACTGGCCACCATACCCCAGCAAGTGAGGTATCCAGCTCAAATGCCCCAGAAGTATCTGCCCTCCATGCCTCTACCACCGAAGCAACCGACCGCCATAACCCAGCAAGAGTGGCATCCAACTCAAATGCCCCAGCAGCAGAAGCAACCGGCCTCCACACCTCTACCGCAGAAGCAACTGACCGATGTGCCTCAGCAAGTGTGGTATCCAGCTCAAATACAGCAGAAGCAACCGGCTGCTGAACCGCAGCAGAACGAACCGGCCACCATACCCCAGCAAGTGAGGTATCCAGCTGAATTTGCCCAGCAGCAGAAGCAACCGGCCTCAACACCTCTACCGCAGAAGCAACTGACCGACGTTCCTCAGCAAGTGTGGTATCCAGCTCAAATACAGCAGAAGCAACCGGCTGCTGAACCGCAGCAGAACGAACCGGCCACCATACTCCAGCAAGTGAGGTATCCAGCTCAAATTCCCCAGCAGCGGAAGCAACACACTGCCATGCCACAGCAC CAACTGGCCACCATGCTGCAGAAGCAACCAGCCCCAATGCCTCAACCGCAGAAGCAACAGGCCACCATGCCCCCGCAAGTatggcatccagctcaaatgccTCAGCAGCAAAAGCAACCAACTACTGAACCTCAGCAGCAAATTGAACCAACCGCCATGCCCCAGCCACCTCAGCAATTGTGGCATCCAGATCAATTTCTCCAGGAGCAGAAGCAACCAATCACTATGCATCTACCGCAGAAGGAACTGACCGCCAATCCACCACAACTGTGGCAATCCGCTCAAATGCCCCAGCAACATAAGCAACCGGCTGCCATGCTTCAGCAAGTGTGGCATCGGGCACAGAAGCAACCGGCCCCTATGCCGCAGCAGCCTCACGACGTGTGGTATCCAGCTAAAATGGTACAGAAGCAACAAGTCGCTGCACTGACAGCCATGCCGCAGACACATCAGAAAGTGTGGCATCCAGATCAATTTCTCCAGGAGCAGAAGCAACCAATCACTATGCATCTACCGCAGAAGGAACTGACCGCCAATCCACCACAACTGTGGCAATCCGCTCAAATGCCCCAGCAGCAGAAGCAACCGGCTTCCACGCCTCTACCGCAGGCGCAACCAGCCGCCATACCCCAGCAAGTGTGCTATCCAGCTCAAATACCGCAGAAGCAAACTGCTGCTGAACCGCAGCAGAACGAACCGGCCACCAaaccccagcaagtgtggcatcctgcTCAAATGCCGCAGAAGCAAGTGACTGCCTTGCCTCGGCACCAGAAGCAACCAGTTGCATGCCACAGAAGcctcagcaagtgtggcatccagctccGACGCAGAAGCAGCTGGACGCTGATCCTAAGCAGCCTCCGCTAG
- the LOC124003197 gene encoding keratin-associated protein 5-3-like → MLLEELALLFKACRFCRGKGACHFCRGKGACHFCRGKGACHFCRGKGACHFCRGKGACHFCRGKGACHFCRGKGACHFCRGKGACHFCRGKGACHFCRGKGACHFCRGKGACHFCRGKGACHFCRGKGACHFFRGKGACHFCRGKGACHFCRGKVACHFCRGKVACHFCRGKSACHFCRGKGACHFCRGKGACHFCRGKGACHFCRGKGT, encoded by the coding sequence ATGTTGCTTGAGGAGTTGGCCCTCCTGTTCAAGGCCTGTCGCTTCTGCCGAGGCAAGGGCGCCTGTCACTTCTGCCGAGGCAAGGGCGCCTGTCACTTCTGCCGAGGCAAGGGCGCCTGTCACTTCTGCCGAGGCAAGGGCGCCTGTCACTTCTGCCGAGGCAAGGGCGCCTGTCACTTCTGCCGAGGCAAGGGCGCCTGTCACTTCTGCCGAGGCAAGGGCGCCTGTCACTTCTGCCGAGGCAAGGGCGCCTGTCACTTCTGCCGAGGCAAGGGCGCCTGTCACTTCTGCCGAGGCAAGGGCGCCTGTCACTTCTGCCGAGGCAAGGGCGCCTGTCACTTCTGCCGAGGCAAGGGCGCCTGTCACTTCTGCCGAGGCAAGGGCGCCTGTCACTTCTTCCGAGGCAAGGGCGCCTGTCACTTCTGCCGAGGCAAGGGCGCCTGTCACTTCTGCCGAGGCAAGGTCGCCTGTCACTTCTGCCGAGGCAAGGTCGCCTGTCACTTCTGCCGAGGCAAGAGCGCCTGTCACTTCTGCCGAGGCAAGGGCGCCTGTCACTTCTGCCGAGGCAAGGGCGCCTGTCACTTCTGCCGAGGCAAGGGCGCCTGTCACTTCTGCCGAGGCAAGGGCACTTGA